From Acidobacteriota bacterium, a single genomic window includes:
- a CDS encoding PrsW family intramembrane metalloprotease, whose amino-acid sequence MTGQRLVKPRTLVWLGVATAVVLWATATGLGARVFAAALVASALPLPIYLAAALWLDRFEPEPRGMLAMAFLWGASVAIVVAGIVNQVMDASLGESLSSILTAPLAEEVLKAFILFRFYSRKKTEFDGVVDGLIYAAMVGLGFAFMENIDYYGRALIKEGPGGLAVTFTLRGVMAPFSHPLFTGLTGIGLGVARQTHRRWVRSVAPSLGLVGAIGLHATWNAGASMGCVFFLVYAAVMVPAMMALLAVAAFSLRSEGRLIHTYLAVDRERGVLSDTEHQALCSVRGRLHASTVALTREGWVAWRRRRAFHRAASELAFHRHRVADGDEPADAALEADWVNRLNEFQTRG is encoded by the coding sequence GTGACGGGCCAACGACTCGTCAAGCCTCGCACACTGGTCTGGCTGGGGGTGGCCACCGCCGTCGTGTTGTGGGCCACCGCGACCGGGCTGGGCGCGCGCGTCTTTGCCGCGGCGCTGGTGGCGTCCGCGTTGCCGTTGCCCATCTATCTGGCCGCGGCCCTGTGGCTCGACCGGTTCGAGCCCGAGCCTCGGGGCATGCTCGCGATGGCGTTTCTGTGGGGTGCATCGGTCGCCATTGTCGTCGCCGGCATCGTCAACCAGGTGATGGATGCCAGCCTGGGCGAGAGCCTCAGTTCCATCCTTACCGCGCCGCTCGCCGAAGAAGTGCTCAAGGCCTTCATCCTGTTCCGCTTCTACTCGCGTAAAAAGACGGAGTTCGACGGTGTCGTCGATGGATTGATCTACGCGGCGATGGTCGGACTGGGATTCGCGTTCATGGAGAACATCGACTATTACGGGCGTGCGCTGATCAAGGAAGGCCCCGGCGGACTGGCGGTGACCTTTACGCTTCGCGGCGTCATGGCGCCGTTCTCGCATCCGCTGTTCACCGGGCTGACGGGTATTGGACTCGGCGTGGCTCGACAAACGCATCGGCGGTGGGTGCGATCTGTTGCGCCGTCATTGGGCCTGGTGGGGGCGATCGGCCTTCACGCCACCTGGAATGCCGGCGCGTCGATGGGATGCGTCTTCTTCCTGGTGTATGCGGCCGTGATGGTGCCGGCCATGATGGCGCTTCTTGCCGTGGCCGCGTTCAGCCTGCGTTCGGAAGGCCGCCTGATCCATACGTACCTGGCGGTCGATCGCGAACGCGGGGTGCTCAGCGACACGGAGCACCAGGCGCTGTGTTCGGTGCGGGGGCGCCTGCACGCGTCGACGGTCGCGTTGACCCGCGAGGGCTGGGTGGCGTGGCGGCGTCGGCGGGCGTTTCACCGGGCCGCGAGCGAGCTGGCCTTCCATCGTCATCGTGTGGCTGATGGAGACGAGCCCGCCGACGCGGCGCTCGAAGCGGACTGGGTCAATCGCCTGAACGAGTTCCAGACGCGAGGATAG
- a CDS encoding heme-binding domain-containing protein codes for MSHSTRRRIVLGFVVVVVAAQFIRPDRTNPAVVPEQALEAGGHVPAQVVATLKRGCYDCHAHTTIWPWYTNVTPVSWMMADHVNEGRQKLNFSTWNTLPAKRRVKELEKIQRLVTDGEMPLASYLLIHRDAKMSDDDKQIVSNWTSAERARLMQEEAIATMPAFAPTSTYGGFVYVSGILPGAAIAPPSVAEDIRRQTTRVLDELKARLAKAGTSLDRVVTLSVYLKRAEDFAAMNQVWAKYWPKDPPSRTTVIAGLPSPGALIQVTAIAATPDTPRQTIHPKAWLKSPSPYSYAVKSGDTLFLAGLVARRGVDNTTVNGDITVQTRTVLENAKAILAEAGFGFNDVVSARVFLTDVANFARMNETYRSAWPKDPPARATVITGLTNSGYLVEITFVAVKGGARVAYTTPIADGTAGIPSPNLSGAINIGPRLFASGMLGIVPGKTPDAALQAREILARLGRTIALGGAQWSNVIESVVYVTDLGKAPAVLNAFRAQVGPALPVGTLVVSGLVSPGGLAEIMLTTGK; via the coding sequence ATGTCACACTCAACACGTCGACGCATCGTGCTGGGCTTCGTGGTCGTGGTGGTAGCCGCCCAGTTCATCAGGCCTGATCGCACCAACCCGGCTGTCGTTCCGGAGCAGGCGCTCGAAGCCGGTGGGCACGTGCCAGCTCAGGTGGTGGCGACGCTCAAGCGCGGGTGCTACGACTGCCACGCGCACACCACGATCTGGCCCTGGTACACCAATGTGACGCCGGTCTCGTGGATGATGGCCGACCACGTGAACGAAGGCCGCCAGAAGCTGAATTTCTCGACGTGGAATACCCTGCCGGCGAAACGCCGCGTCAAGGAACTCGAGAAAATTCAGCGTCTCGTCACCGACGGCGAGATGCCACTCGCCAGCTACCTGCTCATCCACCGCGACGCGAAGATGTCCGACGATGACAAGCAGATCGTGTCGAACTGGACGAGCGCAGAGCGAGCGCGCCTGATGCAGGAGGAGGCGATCGCCACGATGCCAGCCTTCGCGCCGACCTCGACCTACGGAGGCTTCGTCTACGTGTCTGGCATCCTGCCCGGCGCGGCAATCGCGCCGCCATCGGTGGCCGAGGACATCCGCAGGCAGACCACGCGCGTGCTGGACGAACTGAAGGCACGCCTGGCAAAGGCCGGCACGAGTCTCGATCGCGTGGTGACGCTCTCGGTCTATCTGAAACGCGCCGAGGACTTCGCGGCGATGAACCAGGTGTGGGCGAAGTACTGGCCAAAGGACCCGCCGTCCCGCACCACGGTCATCGCGGGACTGCCGTCGCCGGGCGCCCTGATTCAGGTAACCGCCATCGCGGCCACGCCCGACACGCCGCGCCAGACGATTCATCCGAAAGCCTGGCTCAAATCGCCCAGCCCATACAGCTACGCCGTCAAGAGCGGCGACACGTTGTTTCTGGCCGGCCTGGTTGCGCGGCGCGGCGTCGACAACACCACCGTCAACGGCGACATCACGGTGCAGACCCGGACCGTACTCGAAAACGCGAAAGCGATTCTGGCGGAGGCGGGATTCGGGTTCAACGACGTCGTGAGCGCACGGGTCTTTCTGACAGACGTCGCGAACTTTGCCAGGATGAATGAGACCTACCGGTCGGCCTGGCCGAAGGACCCGCCGGCGCGGGCCACGGTCATCACCGGGCTCACGAATTCGGGCTACCTGGTTGAGATCACATTCGTCGCGGTCAAGGGTGGCGCGCGCGTGGCCTATACGACGCCGATCGCCGACGGCACGGCTGGCATCCCGAGCCCGAACCTGAGCGGCGCCATCAACATCGGTCCACGCCTGTTCGCGTCGGGCATGCTCGGGATCGTCCCGGGCAAGACGCCTGACGCCGCTCTGCAGGCCCGGGAGATCCTGGCGCGGCTGGGCCGGACCATCGCGCTCGGCGGCGCGCAGTGGTCGAATGTGATTGAATCGGTGGTCTACGTGACGGACCTCGGCAAGGCCCCAGCCGTGCTGAACGCCTTCCGCGCGCAAGTCGGTCCGGCGCTGCCAGTGGGAACCCTCGTGGTCTCGGGCTTGGTGAGCCCCGGGGGTCTGGCCGAGATCATGCTGACAACGGGAAAGTGA
- a CDS encoding alpha/beta fold hydrolase — protein MRHLIYLHGFGSSPESTKARLFAERLCPLGIDVRCPDLNEPDFSTLTTTRMIAQVEQEMALLPHGPLALVGSSLGGFVAYQVAVRQARARDAGMPVRSPIDRLVLLAPALDFGRSGFGPLDAAGLERWRRTDRYDVMHYALNQIRPIRFALYEDAQKHDSFAEQISTPTLIFHGRRDDVVDPAMVQRFAAGRLGVSLRMLDDDHLLGANLELIWAESARFLGVSGR, from the coding sequence GTGAGACACCTCATCTACCTGCACGGGTTCGGCTCGTCTCCCGAGTCGACCAAGGCGCGGTTGTTCGCCGAACGGCTCTGTCCACTCGGCATCGATGTGCGCTGCCCGGATTTGAACGAGCCCGACTTCTCGACGCTGACCACGACGCGGATGATTGCGCAGGTCGAGCAGGAGATGGCGTTGCTGCCCCACGGGCCGCTGGCGCTGGTTGGATCAAGTCTGGGCGGCTTCGTGGCGTACCAGGTGGCGGTCCGGCAGGCCCGGGCCCGCGATGCCGGCATGCCGGTTCGCTCGCCGATCGATCGCCTGGTGCTGCTCGCTCCAGCGCTCGATTTCGGGCGATCGGGATTCGGACCGCTGGATGCCGCCGGTCTCGAGCGGTGGCGCCGGACGGACCGGTACGACGTGATGCACTACGCGTTAAACCAGATCAGACCAATCCGTTTTGCCTTGTACGAAGACGCGCAGAAGCACGATTCCTTCGCCGAACAGATCTCGACACCGACGCTCATCTTCCACGGCCGGCGAGATGATGTGGTCGACCCCGCGATGGTGCAGCGATTCGCGGCTGGGCGGCTTGGCGTCTCCTTGCGCATGCTCGATGATGACCATCTGCTAGGCGCGAATCTGGAGTTGATCTGGGCCGAATCGGCGCGGTTTCTCGGCGTCTCGGGTCGGTGA
- a CDS encoding ribbon-helix-helix domain-containing protein has product MDKTTLYLDSDDYRRLKRVAYHRRIAPAALVREAIAEYVAKHDTVRVARSIASARSGHADLGERAEEYLAGFGAPR; this is encoded by the coding sequence ATGGACAAGACCACACTCTACCTCGATAGCGACGACTACCGCCGCCTCAAGCGCGTGGCGTACCACCGCCGGATCGCGCCCGCCGCTCTGGTTCGCGAGGCGATCGCCGAATACGTGGCCAAACACGACACCGTGCGCGTCGCGCGCAGCATCGCGTCGGCTCGCAGCGGCCATGCCGACCTTGGCGAGCGTGCAGAGGAATATCTGGCAGGATTCGGAGCGCCGCGATGA
- a CDS encoding YajQ family cyclic di-GMP-binding protein, whose translation MAGTCSFDVTSTVDLQEVDNALNQARKEVVQRYDFKGSKAAIEFSRADNTITLVADDEFKMQALWEIVQGRMVKRSVPVKNLTLGEIERGGNDTVRRVVTLQQGIPVDTSKAIVKFLKDRKLKKVQAAIQADQLRISSPSKDELQAVMQLLRAEDFGIALQFGNRRDQ comes from the coding sequence ATGGCTGGCACGTGTTCGTTCGATGTGACGTCAACTGTCGATCTGCAGGAAGTGGACAATGCACTGAATCAGGCCCGCAAGGAAGTGGTTCAGCGGTACGACTTCAAGGGCTCGAAGGCGGCGATCGAGTTCAGCCGCGCCGACAACACCATCACGCTCGTCGCCGACGATGAGTTCAAGATGCAGGCGCTGTGGGAGATCGTGCAGGGCCGGATGGTCAAGCGCAGTGTGCCGGTCAAGAACCTCACGCTCGGCGAGATCGAGCGTGGAGGCAACGACACGGTGCGGCGCGTGGTCACGCTCCAGCAAGGCATCCCAGTCGACACTTCCAAGGCCATCGTCAAGTTCCTGAAGGACCGCAAGCTGAAGAAGGTGCAGGCCGCCATCCAGGCCGACCAATTGCGGATCTCGTCCCCGTCGAAAGACGAGCTGCAGGCGGTGATGCAGTTGTTACGCGCCGAGGATTTCGGGATCGCGCTGCAGTTCGGTAACCGCCGAGACCAGTGA
- a CDS encoding SpoIID/LytB domain-containing protein: MIAERVRLSRSRLLAAVGALLCLAAWPGLAAAQPASSTGPAYLLIDLSSKRVVAESRPDVLAAATAPGSVIKIATLIAAMEQGVVDEATRIVCRRTVTVDGRTLTCVHPDLHRPLGASEALGYSCNVFFATVAQRLPRAALDDVLVRMGLGPSGGGAPTALVALGLAGVCATPRGLLDGFIRVTGPASSFRMSDRTRATVIGGLRMAATVGTASAFGSAGVPALAKTGTAPMAGGGYLGVVVATTPDSKPAYAIVVVVPGGAGADAAAVAVDVLRTWGIARARDGGGATQAPSTPDLGSTGAAARSVSRSVRSGEVRIGITRRGGGYDPVWLPLESYVARVVAGEMSAGAPMAALEALTITVRTFAAANRGRHAAEGFDFCDLTHCQVLGLATAETERAARSTAGLVLREGDHVARVFYSAWCGGHTEAPSHVWAGADDPAYLPARPDPACQNEAGWTSEVAEPQLRRVLEAAGLRGSAVRGFSVASRHPSGRAAMLRVEGMAPDHIDANTFQLAAGRVLGWQVVKSTLFNVRRSGVGFVLSGRGLGHGVGLCVRGAASRAAQGRSRVEILAAYFPGLQVAALSGTDSGAGGAVMSGSDPAIRVLLPEADRERLDEVRSLTRQLARVMSSSLGVALPSVLDLQFHPTVEAYTRATGQPWWTSARTKGSRIDLLPLDVLRKRGILELTLRHELVHVLIDPLLRDRPLWVREGLAIVKAGERAAGTTVGRSTRGPNSAAGPRGVACPADADFRAAASPEAWRGVYEAAGGCVARALASGTRWQDLR, encoded by the coding sequence GTGATTGCTGAACGCGTGCGTCTGTCGAGGTCCAGGTTATTGGCGGCCGTGGGCGCCTTGCTATGCCTTGCCGCCTGGCCTGGCCTGGCCGCCGCCCAACCCGCGTCATCAACCGGTCCCGCCTACCTTCTGATCGACCTCTCATCGAAGCGTGTCGTGGCCGAGTCGCGCCCCGACGTGCTCGCCGCGGCGACCGCGCCGGGGTCGGTCATCAAGATTGCCACGCTTATCGCCGCCATGGAGCAGGGCGTCGTCGATGAGGCGACGCGCATTGTGTGCCGACGCACCGTGACGGTCGATGGACGCACCCTCACGTGCGTCCATCCCGACCTGCACCGGCCGCTGGGTGCGTCCGAGGCGCTGGGCTATTCCTGCAACGTGTTCTTCGCCACCGTGGCTCAGCGCTTGCCGCGCGCGGCGCTCGACGATGTGCTCGTTCGCATGGGGCTTGGGCCGAGTGGCGGCGGCGCTCCGACGGCACTCGTCGCGTTGGGCCTGGCTGGCGTCTGCGCAACGCCGCGGGGCCTGCTGGACGGCTTCATCAGAGTGACAGGACCAGCCTCATCATTCCGCATGTCCGACCGGACGCGGGCGACCGTGATTGGGGGGCTACGGATGGCGGCGACGGTGGGAACGGCATCCGCGTTTGGCAGCGCGGGAGTCCCGGCGCTGGCCAAGACAGGCACGGCGCCGATGGCTGGCGGGGGCTACCTCGGAGTGGTCGTCGCGACGACACCCGACTCGAAGCCTGCTTACGCGATCGTCGTTGTCGTACCAGGCGGCGCCGGTGCCGATGCGGCTGCGGTGGCCGTCGACGTACTGAGGACGTGGGGCATCGCGCGAGCGAGGGATGGCGGGGGGGCGACGCAGGCGCCATCAACGCCTGATCTCGGCAGCACTGGCGCGGCCGCACGGAGCGTAAGCCGTTCCGTGCGCTCGGGCGAGGTTCGCATTGGCATCACCCGGCGCGGAGGCGGCTACGATCCTGTCTGGCTGCCTCTCGAATCCTACGTCGCGCGCGTGGTGGCCGGCGAAATGTCCGCGGGCGCTCCGATGGCGGCGCTCGAGGCGCTGACGATCACCGTGCGGACGTTCGCGGCAGCCAACCGGGGACGTCATGCCGCCGAGGGGTTTGACTTCTGCGATCTCACGCACTGCCAGGTGCTTGGCCTTGCGACAGCGGAGACGGAGCGAGCCGCGCGGTCGACTGCGGGCCTCGTGCTGCGCGAAGGGGATCACGTCGCTCGCGTCTTCTATTCGGCCTGGTGCGGCGGTCACACGGAAGCGCCGTCGCATGTGTGGGCAGGCGCCGACGATCCCGCGTATCTGCCTGCGCGACCGGATCCGGCGTGCCAGAACGAAGCGGGATGGACGAGCGAGGTCGCGGAACCGCAGTTGCGCCGGGTGTTGGAAGCCGCCGGCTTGCGCGGTTCGGCGGTGCGCGGCTTCAGCGTCGCATCGCGACATCCGTCCGGACGCGCCGCGATGCTCCGCGTGGAGGGGATGGCGCCCGATCACATCGATGCCAACACCTTTCAGTTGGCCGCCGGTCGTGTGCTTGGCTGGCAGGTCGTCAAGAGCACCCTGTTCAACGTGCGGCGTTCTGGTGTCGGGTTTGTGCTCTCGGGCCGTGGCCTCGGCCATGGCGTGGGCCTGTGCGTGCGCGGCGCGGCGAGTCGCGCTGCGCAGGGTCGAAGTCGGGTCGAGATCCTCGCGGCCTACTTTCCAGGTCTTCAGGTGGCCGCCCTGTCAGGCACGGACAGCGGGGCCGGCGGAGCGGTGATGTCTGGAAGCGATCCGGCCATTCGCGTCCTGCTGCCCGAAGCCGATCGCGAGCGTCTCGATGAGGTGCGGTCGCTGACGCGCCAACTGGCTCGCGTCATGTCGTCCAGCCTCGGCGTGGCATTGCCGTCGGTGCTGGACCTGCAGTTTCACCCGACGGTCGAAGCGTACACGCGGGCGACGGGGCAGCCTTGGTGGACGTCGGCGCGCACGAAGGGGTCGCGGATCGATCTGCTCCCGCTCGATGTGCTGCGGAAGCGGGGGATCCTCGAACTGACGCTGCGGCACGAACTGGTGCACGTCCTGATCGATCCCCTCCTGCGCGATCGCCCGCTCTGGGTCCGGGAGGGACTGGCCATCGTCAAGGCCGGAGAACGTGCGGCGGGCACCACCGTAGGACGATCCACCCGCGGCCCGAACTCAGCAGCCGGGCCTCGCGGCGTCGCTTGTCCGGCCGACGCCGACTTCCGTGCGGCCGCTTCACCAGAGGCGTGGCGCGGTGTGTACGAAGCGGCCGGCGGTTGCGTGGCCCGCGCGCTGGCCTCCGGCACGCGCTGGCAGGATCTGCGCTGA
- a CDS encoding SET domain-containing protein-lysine N-methyltransferase, which produces MKTPSYPRIVRRRSRLHGWGVFAIETIPKNTRIIDYAGEKITTRESHAREAAHQAHGHIWLFAINHRWVRDGEVGGSIARYINHGCKPNCYSRVVGDTIWICAARTVQPGMELSYRYYTGGKAGIACQCRPGCTTKL; this is translated from the coding sequence ATGAAGACACCCTCGTATCCCCGTATCGTTCGCCGTCGTTCCCGCCTCCACGGCTGGGGCGTCTTCGCGATCGAGACCATCCCCAAGAACACACGCATCATCGACTACGCTGGAGAGAAGATCACGACGCGGGAGAGCCACGCGCGGGAAGCCGCGCATCAGGCGCACGGCCATATCTGGCTGTTCGCCATCAACCATCGGTGGGTGCGCGATGGCGAAGTGGGTGGCAGCATCGCTCGCTACATCAACCACGGCTGTAAACCGAACTGCTACTCGCGCGTCGTCGGCGACACCATCTGGATCTGCGCGGCGCGGACGGTACAACCGGGCATGGAATTGTCGTATCGGTATTACACCGGCGGAAAGGCGGGCATTGCCTGCCAGTGCCGGCCCGGCTGCACGACGAAGCTCTGA
- a CDS encoding DNA methyltransferase, translating to MTAAELLHHVRDFRWHHKVTAETTTSAALADGGLVEVPTFINEFWTSRQRDAHSLHEISYRACFKPQLPRFFIDRLTEPGDVVYDPFAGRGTTPLEASLAERVPVANDINPLTAVLLAPRLAPPAMTDVQRRLAEIDFQRRVELPPDFDVFYHPDTLQEISALREYLLTRERDRTLDDVDRWIRMVAVNRLTGHSPGFFSVYTLPPNQATSVSSQRKINVKRGQVPPRRDVRALIGKKSRALLKDYQSVEPTLLGDQRSAGETHGAGARALVVTRPAHATPEIADHSVDLVVTSPPFLTVVNYKGDNWLRCWFCGIDPTAVHITNVRSLSSWQAEMTRVFHELYRVLKPGGCVAFEVGEVHKGSIRLEEIVVPSGLAAGLEPVFILINAQRFTKTANLWGVANNTIGTNTNRIVVFTKR from the coding sequence ATGACCGCTGCCGAGCTGCTGCACCACGTCCGCGACTTCCGCTGGCACCACAAGGTGACCGCCGAAACGACCACCTCGGCGGCGTTGGCCGACGGAGGCCTGGTCGAGGTGCCGACTTTCATCAATGAGTTCTGGACCAGCCGCCAGCGCGACGCGCACAGCCTTCACGAGATCTCGTACCGCGCGTGCTTCAAGCCGCAGTTGCCGCGTTTCTTCATCGATCGCCTCACCGAGCCTGGTGACGTCGTCTACGATCCGTTCGCGGGTCGGGGCACGACACCGCTCGAAGCGTCGCTGGCCGAGCGGGTGCCGGTGGCCAACGACATCAACCCGCTGACGGCCGTCCTGCTGGCCCCCCGCCTGGCGCCGCCGGCCATGACAGATGTCCAGCGCCGCCTGGCCGAAATCGACTTCCAACGCCGCGTCGAACTGCCGCCGGATTTCGACGTCTTCTACCATCCCGACACGCTGCAGGAGATCTCCGCTTTGCGGGAGTATCTGCTGACACGCGAACGCGACCGCACGCTCGACGACGTGGACCGCTGGATTCGCATGGTCGCCGTGAACCGTCTCACCGGCCATTCGCCGGGCTTCTTCTCGGTCTACACGCTGCCGCCCAACCAGGCCACCTCGGTGAGTTCCCAGCGGAAGATCAATGTCAAGCGCGGACAGGTGCCGCCGCGCCGTGACGTGCGGGCGCTCATCGGCAAGAAGAGCAGGGCGCTGCTGAAGGACTACCAGTCGGTCGAACCGACGCTGCTCGGCGACCAGAGGTCTGCCGGAGAGACTCATGGGGCAGGCGCCCGGGCGTTGGTCGTGACGCGCCCCGCTCACGCGACGCCGGAGATCGCCGACCATTCGGTGGATCTCGTCGTCACATCCCCCCCGTTCCTGACGGTCGTCAACTACAAGGGCGACAACTGGCTGCGATGCTGGTTCTGCGGGATTGATCCGACGGCAGTCCACATCACCAACGTGCGCAGTCTCTCATCCTGGCAGGCCGAGATGACTCGGGTGTTCCACGAACTCTATCGGGTGCTGAAGCCCGGCGGCTGCGTCGCCTTCGAAGTGGGCGAGGTGCACAAGGGCTCGATCCGGCTGGAAGAAATTGTGGTGCCTAGCGGTCTGGCGGCGGGGCTCGAGCCGGTGTTCATCCTGATCAACGCCCAGCGGTTCACCAAGACCGCTAACCTGTGGGGTGTGGCCAACAACACGATCGGGACCAATACGAACCGGATCGTGGTGTTTACGAAGCGGTAG
- a CDS encoding PIN domain-containing protein, with protein sequence MIVADTGAMIALFDRSDRHHETVRRLYEDDPDAWLLPWAVLPEIDYLVAAHLGTRAEDLWLADLASGAFAVEWGRQEDLAAADRLCRRYKTLRLGLVDAVVITTAERLRAEAIATLDLKHFGAVPIKGKPRLLPRDA encoded by the coding sequence ATGATCGTCGCCGATACCGGGGCCATGATCGCCTTGTTCGACCGGAGCGATCGTCATCACGAGACGGTGAGGCGGTTGTACGAAGACGACCCGGACGCGTGGCTCCTGCCCTGGGCCGTCCTCCCGGAGATCGACTACCTGGTCGCCGCGCACCTTGGTACCCGCGCCGAGGATCTTTGGCTCGCCGACCTCGCGTCCGGGGCGTTCGCGGTCGAGTGGGGCCGCCAGGAGGATCTCGCGGCTGCCGACCGGCTCTGCCGGCGCTACAAGACCCTGCGCCTGGGACTGGTGGACGCCGTCGTGATCACGACGGCGGAACGCCTGCGCGCCGAGGCCATCGCGACGCTCGACCTGAAACACTTTGGTGCCGTGCCAATCAAGGGGAAACCGCGCCTGCTCCCCCGGGACGCCTAG